A section of the Leminorella richardii genome encodes:
- a CDS encoding MipA/OmpV family protein, with the protein MLRDSKRGDSPYSKEDLILKYVKRHGSQRSFTCRALALGALFSLSCAQAWANASVSDTHDLTLGIGGRLAPEYSGSDKSQVSPIPVIHYQHASGFFASTLDGLGYKGEISRLTYSAALYYREGRKAKDLRDYRGKTGRLKGMGDVEWSATVQVGAGLKLGEYVHVSAIADMPVSESDNGNALQIGADATFLQTQRHHLAANAALHVGDSRYMKTYYGVSHKQSLRTGLHGYTPDAGLYALSTELTWTYNVASNWHVITQGGVTTLVRDAAKGPLVQRKTAPTAGVYVTYAF; encoded by the coding sequence ATGCTGCGCGACAGTAAGCGCGGCGACTCACCCTACAGTAAAGAGGATTTGATATTGAAATACGTTAAACGACACGGCTCACAGAGATCTTTTACCTGCCGCGCTCTGGCTTTAGGCGCACTGTTCTCGCTCTCTTGCGCTCAGGCGTGGGCCAACGCGTCGGTATCCGATACGCACGATTTGACGTTAGGCATTGGCGGCAGGCTGGCGCCGGAATACTCCGGTTCGGATAAGTCACAGGTTTCTCCAATACCCGTTATTCACTATCAGCACGCCAGCGGCTTCTTTGCCAGCACGCTTGATGGGCTGGGGTACAAAGGGGAAATTAGCCGGTTGACCTACAGCGCTGCGCTGTACTACCGAGAAGGACGGAAGGCTAAGGATCTTCGTGACTATCGAGGGAAGACCGGTCGTCTAAAAGGCATGGGAGACGTTGAGTGGTCCGCGACGGTGCAAGTTGGGGCAGGGCTCAAGCTGGGGGAATACGTTCACGTAAGCGCGATAGCGGATATGCCGGTGTCTGAAAGCGATAACGGCAACGCTCTCCAGATCGGCGCTGACGCCACTTTCTTGCAAACCCAGAGGCATCATTTGGCAGCCAACGCGGCGCTTCACGTTGGCGACAGTCGATACATGAAGACCTACTACGGCGTTAGCCATAAGCAGTCGTTACGAACGGGGCTTCACGGCTATACCCCTGATGCTGGGCTGTATGCGCTAAGTACTGAGCTAACCTGGACGTATAACGTTGCGTCAAACTGGCACGTTATCACTCAGGGTGGAGTGACCACGTTGGTAAGAGATGCCGCTAAGGGGCCTCTCGTTCAGCGAAAGACAGCGCCAACGGCCGGTGTGTATGTCACCTATGCGTTTTAA
- a CDS encoding helix-turn-helix transcriptional regulator: MRKKAFIASLLAWIEQNLNREIAIQEIVNKSGYSRWYLQRLFKQETGYSLRHYILLRRLTMSATTLCEGNSVSITDISERYYFSSPQYFCRTFRKQFGYTPSQYRQLNAVQRQNIPGLKTVPVLSSGALFIR; encoded by the coding sequence ATGCGTAAAAAAGCATTTATTGCCTCACTGTTGGCCTGGATAGAGCAAAATCTGAATAGAGAAATCGCTATTCAGGAGATCGTCAATAAATCGGGCTATTCTAGATGGTATTTGCAAAGACTGTTTAAACAGGAAACAGGCTATTCGCTGCGCCACTATATTTTACTGCGCCGTCTGACGATGTCCGCTACGACGCTCTGCGAGGGAAATTCAGTGAGTATTACTGATATTTCTGAGCGCTATTACTTCAGCTCGCCGCAGTATTTCTGCCGCACCTTCAGAAAGCAGTTTGGCTACACTCCTTCTCAGTATCGGCAGCTAAATGCCGTTCAGCGACAGAACATTCCGGGATTAAAAACGGTTCCTGTGCTGTCTTCAGGGGCGCTGTTTATTCGCTGA
- a CDS encoding fimbrial protein, translating into MKFNQYILASAVMAALGSTAVNAADGTITFNGTVTDSACTAIASVTADAVSTGTPINATLTLPPVTSTVLNAAAGTYAGQTPFSIQLTGCEAATGLNNVRALFTTSSATSDGYVMANTAGTTPAANVGIAIMRQNGTTQIDLNNGPAKDPGAALPAAASPGPVTLNYQAAYKSLTTGVTAGNVTAAADFVISYF; encoded by the coding sequence ATGAAGTTCAATCAGTATATTTTGGCCTCGGCCGTTATGGCAGCACTCGGCAGCACTGCCGTTAACGCCGCCGACGGCACCATCACCTTTAACGGTACCGTGACCGATTCCGCCTGTACCGCCATCGCCTCGGTGACGGCAGACGCGGTCTCCACCGGTACACCCATCAACGCCACGCTGACCCTGCCACCCGTGACCAGCACCGTGCTGAACGCCGCTGCAGGTACCTATGCAGGCCAAACGCCGTTCTCTATCCAACTGACCGGCTGCGAAGCCGCGACCGGACTGAACAACGTGCGGGCGCTGTTCACCACCTCCAGCGCCACCAGTGACGGCTACGTCATGGCTAACACCGCAGGAACGACGCCTGCCGCTAACGTGGGTATCGCCATCATGCGCCAGAACGGCACTACGCAAATCGACCTGAACAACGGTCCGGCCAAAGACCCGGGCGCAGCCCTGCCGGCCGCCGCCTCTCCGGGCCCTGTCACCCTGAACTACCAGGCCGCCTACAAGTCGCTGACCACCGGCGTCACCGCGGGTAACGTCACCGCGGCGGCCGACTTCGTTATCTCCTATTTCTAA
- a CDS encoding fimbria/pilus outer membrane usher protein: protein MTTRHGRTAARTTIKTTVTAAGTLSLLASSLLIAFTSSAWAQESDSDSEFESIFLRKDKNGASPDIFLYKNAIAPGIKRVEVVVNDRVADVYDVHFVADAQSGTVIPCLNRSLLKEVGIKTELYDDWQTSLKDSGLDSNPESIPAVCDDLGERIPAARVFYDDAHQRLRLTVPQEAVNSLRFQMISPKEWDDGTPTLRTSYNGYFYHSRQKNSGNSGGSGGRDINNSAFVSLNSTASLGPWRVYSFDTFNKSANQGWKTNHDRLYAERNIAALHSKVSAGDIYTYTPSNIMGVIPLRGFTLRTNERMLLESQFTYAPVIRGTARTNARLVVRQRGNIIYSRTLTPGPFAIDDVYTGQVGADLDVTVEETDGSEQTFSVPYTSLPNMIRPGAFRYSLSVGEYRDDQADKPIMGALSVERGFEAFTLNVSGLGSDSYQSLAAGAAWNIGNIGAFSLDVAQARYVYDRVNGLYDKETRNGTAVRLLYAKQFDTTDTGLRILGYQYRSEHFLSFSEFNSRNYHRGERYDSDYEDGDSLWNKRRRSRLEVNVNQGMQEYGNLYLTLSQDRYYGTSEKSTSASGGYGFLIGPANVSLSYTYSKNGKGDNDNSLNLGVSIPLRWGERERNYNSVNYNLTRNRDNRYSQSVGISGSQQDSPLSYSLNVQKDYKDKFSESASLGYNANLATLNTSVSHSSHSDQFSAGMAGGLVLYKGGVILAPRMGDTIAIIETPGASDIGVSGSQNKTDYFGRAVVNYLSPYRYNTVSLDTTNAPTTELKESSRKVVPTEGAAVLLRFATRVGRRAMVIVQGPHGVPVGAIVTVDGQDEEAGIVGNGGLAYLTGLDARRDETLTVSWGRDQQCRFTLPKLPEGDSESQWHTKIPVDCR, encoded by the coding sequence ATGACCACACGACACGGACGCACAGCGGCCAGAACAACAATAAAAACCACGGTGACCGCAGCGGGCACGCTGTCTCTTCTAGCCTCGTCACTGCTTATCGCCTTCACCTCCAGCGCCTGGGCACAGGAGAGCGACAGCGACAGCGAGTTTGAAAGCATTTTCCTGCGCAAGGACAAAAACGGCGCTTCGCCGGACATCTTTCTCTACAAAAACGCCATCGCCCCCGGTATCAAGCGCGTCGAAGTGGTGGTCAACGACCGCGTGGCCGACGTCTATGACGTTCACTTTGTTGCCGACGCCCAAAGCGGCACGGTCATCCCCTGCCTCAACCGCAGCCTGTTGAAAGAGGTCGGCATCAAGACCGAGTTGTACGATGACTGGCAAACGTCGCTGAAAGATTCAGGCTTAGATTCAAACCCGGAGTCAATACCCGCCGTCTGCGACGACCTTGGGGAACGCATTCCCGCCGCCCGGGTATTCTACGACGACGCCCACCAGCGCCTGCGCCTGACCGTGCCTCAGGAGGCGGTCAACAGCCTGCGCTTTCAGATGATTTCCCCCAAGGAGTGGGACGACGGTACGCCCACCCTGCGCACTTCTTATAACGGCTACTTCTACCATTCGCGCCAGAAAAACAGCGGCAATAGTGGCGGCAGCGGCGGGCGGGATATTAACAACAGCGCCTTCGTCAGCCTGAACAGCACCGCCAGCCTGGGGCCGTGGCGAGTCTACAGTTTCGACACCTTTAACAAGAGTGCCAATCAGGGCTGGAAAACCAACCACGACCGGCTGTACGCCGAAAGAAACATTGCCGCCCTGCACTCAAAAGTCTCGGCGGGGGATATTTATACCTACACGCCGAGCAATATCATGGGGGTTATTCCCCTGCGGGGCTTTACCCTTCGCACCAACGAACGCATGCTGCTGGAGTCCCAGTTTACCTACGCGCCGGTGATACGCGGCACTGCCCGCACCAACGCCCGCCTGGTGGTGCGCCAGCGGGGCAACATCATCTACAGCCGCACCCTGACCCCGGGGCCGTTCGCCATTGACGACGTCTATACCGGTCAGGTGGGTGCTGACCTCGACGTGACGGTAGAAGAGACTGACGGCAGCGAGCAGACGTTTTCGGTGCCCTATACTTCACTGCCCAATATGATACGCCCCGGCGCCTTTCGCTACAGCCTGTCGGTGGGGGAGTACCGCGACGACCAGGCGGACAAGCCGATAATGGGGGCGCTGAGCGTTGAGCGGGGGTTTGAAGCTTTTACCCTGAACGTCTCAGGATTAGGGTCGGACAGCTACCAGTCGCTGGCCGCGGGGGCGGCCTGGAACATCGGCAACATCGGCGCCTTCTCGCTGGACGTCGCTCAGGCCAGATACGTCTATGACCGGGTCAACGGCCTGTATGACAAAGAGACCAGGAACGGCACTGCCGTGCGCCTGCTGTACGCCAAGCAGTTTGATACTACCGATACCGGCCTGCGTATCCTCGGCTACCAGTACCGCTCCGAGCACTTTCTGTCGTTCTCCGAGTTCAACAGCCGCAACTACCACCGGGGCGAGCGCTATGACAGCGACTACGAGGACGGCGACAGTCTGTGGAACAAGCGTCGCCGCAGCCGCCTTGAGGTTAACGTCAACCAGGGGATGCAGGAGTACGGCAACCTCTACCTGACCCTGAGTCAGGACCGCTACTACGGCACGTCGGAGAAATCCACCTCGGCGTCCGGCGGCTACGGCTTTCTGATTGGGCCTGCCAACGTCAGCCTGTCCTACACCTACAGCAAAAACGGCAAAGGGGACAACGACAACTCGCTTAACCTCGGGGTCAGCATTCCCCTGCGCTGGGGCGAGCGGGAGCGCAACTACAACTCGGTCAACTACAACCTGACCCGCAACCGGGACAACCGCTACAGCCAGTCGGTCGGGATATCGGGCAGCCAGCAGGACAGTCCGCTGTCCTACAGCCTGAACGTGCAGAAGGACTACAAAGACAAGTTCAGCGAATCCGCCTCGCTGGGCTACAACGCCAACCTGGCCACCCTGAACACGTCGGTCAGCCACAGCAGCCATTCAGACCAGTTTTCTGCCGGGATGGCCGGCGGGCTGGTGCTGTACAAGGGCGGCGTCATTCTGGCGCCGAGAATGGGCGACACCATTGCCATTATCGAAACGCCCGGGGCGTCCGACATCGGCGTGTCGGGTAGCCAGAACAAGACCGACTACTTTGGTCGGGCGGTGGTCAACTACCTGAGCCCGTACCGCTACAACACCGTGAGTTTAGACACCACCAACGCCCCCACCACGGAGCTGAAGGAGTCCAGCCGCAAGGTGGTGCCAACGGAAGGGGCGGCGGTACTGCTGCGCTTTGCCACCCGCGTTGGTCGCAGAGCCATGGTGATTGTGCAGGGGCCGCACGGTGTGCCGGTGGGCGCCATTGTGACGGTAGACGGGCAGGACGAAGAGGCGGGCATTGTCGGCAACGGCGGGCTGGCCTACCTGACGGGACTGGACGCGCGGCGGGACGAGACGCTGACGGTGTCCTGGGGACGAGACCAGCAGTGCCGGTTTACCCTGCCGAAGCTGCCGGAGGGGGACAGCGAGTCCCAGTGGCACACCAAAATCCCGGTGGACTGCCGCTAG
- a CDS encoding fimbrial biogenesis chaperone, whose product MTLLTHLKTFKRGALVASALGITLLSAQTYGAVRPQLTRIVAYAEDKETPIEVVNESQETYLIQSWLEDLKGNENGLPLVLTPPVMKIGGKQEGKLRLVVLPGEIPQDRESVYWLSIQEIPPKAKDGGDNKLVLAIRSRLKVFVRPKGLDGTKASDAVKSLSWSVEREGGEVWLKATNPTPYHVSFGKLELKAGGAKGITLEDKIQMPPPMGSQRYAVPKSLRGKSVTLTYSGVNDYGGETEVLSTGVKL is encoded by the coding sequence ATGACGCTTTTGACCCACCTGAAAACTTTCAAGCGCGGTGCGCTGGTTGCCTCAGCGCTAGGAATCACCCTGCTGTCAGCCCAGACCTACGGCGCTGTGCGCCCGCAGCTGACCCGAATAGTCGCCTACGCCGAGGACAAGGAAACGCCCATCGAGGTGGTGAACGAAAGTCAGGAGACCTACCTCATCCAGTCGTGGCTGGAAGACCTGAAGGGCAACGAGAACGGTCTGCCGCTGGTGCTGACGCCACCGGTAATGAAAATCGGCGGCAAGCAGGAGGGCAAGCTGCGCTTAGTCGTGCTGCCGGGGGAAATCCCGCAGGACCGGGAATCGGTGTACTGGCTGTCGATACAGGAAATCCCGCCCAAGGCCAAGGACGGGGGCGACAACAAGCTGGTGCTGGCTATCCGCAGTCGGCTGAAGGTGTTTGTGCGCCCGAAAGGATTGGACGGCACGAAGGCGTCGGACGCGGTGAAGTCATTGAGCTGGTCGGTGGAGCGCGAGGGTGGCGAGGTGTGGCTGAAGGCCACCAACCCCACGCCGTACCACGTGAGCTTCGGCAAGCTGGAGCTTAAGGCCGGCGGTGCGAAAGGTATAACGCTGGAAGACAAAATCCAGATGCCGCCGCCGATGGGCAGCCAGCGCTACGCGGTGCCGAAGAGCCTCAGGGGCAAGTCGGTGACGTTAACCTACAGCGGGGTGAACGACTACGGCGGTGAGACTGAGGTGTTGAGTACGGGGGTGAAATTGTGA
- a CDS encoding LPS O-antigen chain length determinant protein WzzB, which produces MAMDNSDILPHGRYSSSRNDEIDLIALILLLWRARRWIFTSIALSLILAAGYLFITPAQWVATSYVTAPRLAGFSEYLAQRRAVSLVLDLSVTPEEISSRLFGHFTATARRPNEKHAYLASTDYFQAQTQGLDEKETRRRLELMAERELLVITPDEKRQIPYFVIEARADSPDTARTLMAGYVDYINHRVLQQDEDEFQNRVEALVAARQKELADIEFSLQTQHDNQLKELNRALDVARQAGITDYYTRSAEQGGTKIELANSVHKYMLGENYLNAEISALKNGSRVYPARYHDIQRELHILAPLLKQNATDSAHCYQFTLDASVKKERPKSLLILMLAVLLGGMVGVGITLVRHALAQYDSRGAASLLR; this is translated from the coding sequence ATGGCTATGGACAACAGCGACATTCTACCGCACGGCCGCTATTCATCATCACGCAATGATGAGATCGATCTGATTGCACTGATCCTGCTGCTGTGGCGCGCGCGGCGGTGGATATTCACCAGTATTGCCTTGTCGCTCATACTGGCGGCGGGCTACCTGTTCATCACCCCGGCACAGTGGGTCGCCACGTCGTACGTAACGGCTCCTCGCCTCGCGGGATTCAGCGAATATCTGGCGCAGCGGCGCGCCGTCTCGCTGGTATTGGATCTCAGCGTGACCCCCGAGGAGATCTCCAGCAGGCTGTTTGGCCACTTTACCGCTACTGCACGCCGCCCTAACGAAAAGCACGCCTACCTCGCCAGCACCGACTATTTTCAGGCGCAGACTCAGGGGCTGGATGAGAAAGAGACTCGCCGTCGCCTTGAGCTGATGGCCGAGCGGGAGCTGCTCGTCATAACGCCGGATGAGAAAAGGCAGATACCGTACTTCGTGATTGAAGCCAGAGCCGACTCGCCGGACACTGCCAGAACGCTGATGGCGGGCTACGTTGACTATATCAATCACCGAGTGCTCCAGCAGGATGAAGACGAATTCCAAAACCGCGTCGAGGCTCTGGTGGCTGCTCGCCAGAAGGAACTGGCGGATATCGAGTTCAGCCTGCAAACCCAGCACGATAATCAGCTTAAGGAGCTCAACCGGGCGCTGGACGTCGCCCGGCAGGCGGGGATCACCGACTACTACACCCGCTCCGCAGAGCAGGGAGGGACCAAAATCGAGCTGGCCAACAGTGTGCATAAATACATGCTGGGGGAGAACTACCTGAATGCGGAAATCAGCGCCCTGAAAAACGGCTCCAGAGTCTATCCGGCTCGCTATCACGATATCCAGCGTGAACTGCACATTTTGGCACCGCTGCTGAAACAGAACGCGACGGACAGCGCGCACTGCTACCAGTTTACGCTGGATGCCTCAGTGAAAAAGGAGCGACCGAAAAGCCTGTTGATCCTGATGTTGGCGGTGCTTCTCGGGGGAATGGTGGGCGTCGGTATTACGCTGGTGCGACACGCGCTGGCACAGTATGACAGCAGGGGGGCTGCAAGCCTGTTGCGCTGA
- a CDS encoding transposase-like zinc-binding domain-containing protein, with product MFNKKIPCRYCTRTHTVKKHGTARSGYQRYWCNHCRRTFQMKYIYSAYRLYVEDAEVFKQQQALEQGRKETEIYSA from the coding sequence ATGTTTAATAAGAAAATCCCTTGCCGATACTGCACAAGAACGCATACGGTGAAGAAGCACGGCACGGCTCGTTCAGGCTACCAGCGATACTGGTGTAATCACTGCCGGCGAACCTTTCAGATGAAGTATATCTATTCGGCCTACCGGCTGTATGTGGAAGACGCTGAAGTGTTCAAACAGCAACAGGCTCTAGAGCAAGGGCGGAAGGAAACTGAAATATATTCCGCTTAA
- a CDS encoding tautomerase family protein has product MPYVNIKVTGGAEAPTPEQKSELIRGVTDLLVRVLNKNPATTVVIIDEVDMDNWGVGGKTTTQRRQEAG; this is encoded by the coding sequence ATGCCCTACGTAAATATAAAAGTTACCGGAGGTGCGGAAGCGCCGACGCCTGAGCAAAAAAGTGAACTTATCCGCGGAGTCACTGACCTGTTAGTCAGAGTGCTGAATAAGAATCCGGCAACGACTGTCGTTATTATTGATGAAGTAGATATGGATAACTGGGGCGTCGGAGGGAAAACCACAACTCAGCGCAGACAGGAAGCCGGTTAA
- a CDS encoding periplasmic heavy metal sensor — translation MQIKKTALAALLSLTALGFGASAAPGHDHAAMGHGQPAQTEAPAAAAEAPPMMAGHGSHGQEGGMMCGSKGMKGGPKGMMSQFTPEQQALLTKAHEDFRAATAPLRQKLTSKGYEYKAALTAVPLDEQKLQTISKEISAVRSEIEQLRVNMDIQMAKAGIPMMEHGMPGAMGMGMGMHGEKGKKGCCQ, via the coding sequence ATGCAAATCAAAAAAACGGCTCTCGCCGCCCTGCTTTCCCTTACCGCTCTTGGGTTCGGCGCCTCTGCCGCACCGGGTCACGACCACGCCGCCATGGGGCACGGGCAGCCCGCACAAACTGAAGCTCCTGCCGCAGCGGCAGAAGCTCCGCCAATGATGGCTGGACACGGTTCGCACGGCCAAGAAGGCGGAATGATGTGCGGCTCGAAAGGCATGAAGGGCGGCCCCAAAGGCATGATGAGCCAGTTTACGCCAGAACAGCAGGCACTGCTGACCAAGGCGCATGAAGACTTTCGCGCAGCTACCGCGCCGCTTCGTCAAAAGCTGACGTCAAAGGGCTATGAGTACAAGGCAGCACTGACCGCCGTTCCTCTTGATGAGCAGAAGCTCCAGACGATCAGTAAAGAAATCAGCGCAGTTCGCAGTGAAATCGAGCAGCTTCGCGTCAATATGGATATCCAAATGGCAAAAGCGGGTATCCCGATGATGGAACACGGAATGCCTGGTGCTATGGGCATGGGTATGGGCATGCACGGCGAGAAGGGTAAAAAAGGCTGCTGCCAGTAG
- a CDS encoding LysR family transcriptional regulator, with protein sequence MNLNIRDLKFFYIIAEEGSLGQASERIGRSQPALSKCIQRLEDEVGTPLLARSGHGVTLTAAGEIMRERARKLCFFMDQTEQDLENYVRGVSGKIRIGCVPTVAEYLIPTLCQTFLAENPLATLEIVPGVNDYLWDNLENYQLDIILVTKTINYENAIVYPIIDDAVVLVASCQHPLFSKGVKSITPEDLVQYRWLLSGKHTASRSWIDQFFISRGLPPPQVQIETSSSRLMPKILTANEELLGFIPRRNLTKGGVAYRQLKEIPLAGTTNSRHFILGRLKDRQPSPITEKLIQLIREKGAEMF encoded by the coding sequence ATGAACCTAAATATCCGCGATTTAAAATTTTTTTACATCATTGCTGAAGAGGGTAGCCTCGGTCAGGCCTCTGAGCGCATTGGTCGCTCGCAGCCAGCGCTGTCGAAGTGTATTCAGCGGCTGGAGGACGAAGTGGGAACGCCGCTGCTTGCACGAAGCGGACACGGCGTTACGCTGACGGCGGCGGGGGAAATCATGCGGGAGAGAGCCAGAAAGCTGTGCTTCTTTATGGATCAAACCGAGCAGGATCTAGAGAACTACGTGCGGGGCGTTTCGGGTAAAATCCGCATCGGCTGCGTACCTACAGTAGCAGAGTACCTGATCCCAACCCTGTGCCAGACGTTCTTAGCCGAAAACCCGCTGGCTACGCTGGAAATCGTTCCCGGTGTTAACGACTACCTCTGGGACAATCTGGAAAACTACCAGCTAGACATTATTCTGGTGACCAAAACCATCAACTATGAAAACGCCATCGTTTATCCCATTATCGACGACGCCGTCGTTTTGGTGGCCAGCTGCCAGCACCCTCTGTTCAGTAAAGGCGTCAAGTCAATTACGCCGGAAGATCTGGTTCAGTACCGGTGGCTGCTGTCCGGCAAGCACACGGCGTCCCGCAGCTGGATAGATCAGTTTTTTATCAGCCGTGGCCTGCCGCCGCCGCAGGTTCAGATAGAGACATCGTCATCGCGCCTGATGCCGAAGATCCTCACAGCCAACGAGGAACTGCTAGGGTTTATTCCTCGACGCAATCTCACCAAAGGCGGCGTGGCCTACCGACAGCTGAAAGAGATCCCGCTGGCGGGCACCACTAACTCTCGCCACTTTATTCTAGGCAGGCTGAAAGACCGACAGCCCTCCCCCATTACCGAAAAGCTAATACAGCTGATCAGAGAGAAAGGCGCGGAAATGTTTTAG
- a CDS encoding hydroxyacid dehydrogenase, translating to MSFTVLMTAPKLAPKGVKKLSEAGCRVIYVDNPKDPDAVYRILSTEPVDAVISRTLDLTGEAIRACPTLKVITKHGVGVSNIDVDAATQRNIPVLVTPGTNSQSVAELALGLMLAAARRIALYDRDLRAGNWSRSGDGQQLSGRTLGLVGFGQIGQTLATFCMAIGMKVVAYDPMMKQSPVEGVTLIDELPELLRQSQVLSLHCPLLPSTKNLIDEQALSLLPDGAILVNTARGPLIDESAMVAALQSGKLAGAGLDTFVNEPLSASDAIASMPTVVMTPHVGGSTPDALEAMAAHAADNVLRFLNGEPLAPTLCVNHLIK from the coding sequence ATGAGCTTTACCGTACTGATGACGGCTCCAAAGCTTGCGCCAAAGGGCGTGAAAAAGCTTTCTGAGGCTGGCTGTCGAGTTATCTACGTAGATAACCCTAAAGATCCAGACGCGGTTTACCGCATTTTATCCACTGAGCCAGTGGACGCCGTTATTTCCCGCACGCTGGATCTGACGGGAGAGGCGATTCGCGCCTGTCCAACCCTGAAGGTCATCACCAAGCACGGCGTCGGTGTAAGCAATATTGACGTCGACGCGGCGACGCAAAGAAACATTCCCGTTTTGGTGACGCCCGGCACTAACTCCCAGTCAGTTGCTGAACTTGCGCTGGGGTTGATGCTGGCGGCGGCAAGGCGGATAGCCCTGTATGACCGAGATCTGCGAGCCGGGAACTGGAGCCGTTCTGGCGATGGTCAGCAGCTAAGCGGTCGCACGCTGGGGCTGGTCGGCTTTGGGCAGATCGGGCAAACGCTGGCGACCTTTTGCATGGCGATTGGCATGAAGGTAGTGGCGTACGACCCCATGATGAAGCAGAGCCCGGTTGAAGGAGTGACGCTAATCGATGAACTCCCCGAACTGCTGCGTCAAAGCCAAGTGCTAAGCCTTCACTGTCCGCTGCTGCCCTCGACGAAAAACCTGATCGATGAACAGGCGCTGTCGCTGCTGCCGGACGGCGCCATTCTGGTTAACACCGCCAGAGGGCCGCTTATCGACGAAAGCGCCATGGTCGCTGCCCTGCAAAGCGGCAAGCTGGCGGGCGCAGGTCTGGATACCTTTGTCAATGAACCCCTGAGCGCCAGCGATGCAATTGCCTCTATGCCGACGGTTGTTATGACGCCGCACGTCGGCGGCTCGACCCCCGATGCGCTAGAGGCGATGGCCGCTCACGCGGCAGACAACGTGCTTCGCTTCCTTAACGGTGAGCCTCTGGCGCCGACGCTGTGCGTCAATCACTTAATCAAATAA
- a CDS encoding RraA family protein, which translates to MSIGFRVFTQRELPAAEVVEGFKTIPAANIADCMGRLSAMSCRIRRMTEPTEQNMVGVALTVKARPGDNLMMHKALNMIKPGDILVVSNEGDNSQSLMGEIMVAYAKSQGIAGIVLDGPMRDLDTIYSMGVPVYATGHTPGGPYKEGPGEVNVPIACGNIHVMPGDIIVGDGDGVIVIPKHDAAKLLEEARKFSANDHAKLVAAQTGQAERGWVDKSLAAKGCEIIDAVYPG; encoded by the coding sequence ATGTCTATCGGATTTAGAGTATTTACCCAACGTGAACTTCCCGCTGCCGAAGTGGTTGAAGGTTTTAAAACTATTCCTGCTGCAAACATCGCCGACTGTATGGGGCGGCTGAGCGCCATGAGCTGCCGCATCCGCCGGATGACCGAGCCGACGGAACAGAATATGGTCGGCGTTGCTTTGACGGTTAAGGCGCGCCCCGGCGACAACCTGATGATGCACAAGGCGTTAAACATGATTAAGCCCGGCGATATTCTGGTGGTTTCCAACGAGGGGGACAACAGCCAGTCGCTGATGGGAGAAATTATGGTGGCCTATGCGAAGTCTCAGGGAATTGCCGGCATCGTGCTGGACGGCCCGATGCGCGATCTTGACACCATATATTCCATGGGCGTTCCCGTATATGCTACCGGCCATACCCCTGGAGGGCCTTACAAAGAGGGTCCGGGTGAGGTCAACGTCCCCATCGCCTGCGGCAATATTCACGTCATGCCTGGCGATATCATTGTCGGCGACGGCGATGGCGTAATCGTTATTCCTAAGCACGATGCGGCAAAACTGCTGGAAGAAGCGCGTAAGTTTTCAGCCAATGATCATGCAAAGCTAGTGGCAGCCCAAACGGGGCAGGCAGAGCGCGGTTGGGTAGATAAATCGCTAGCAGCCAAGGGCTGTGAAATTATTGACGCGGTTTATCCCGGCTGA